The Paenibacillus sophorae genome has a segment encoding these proteins:
- a CDS encoding carbohydrate-binding family 9-like protein, with product MNEARLYRVARNSGSTDWKDISPLAVDRYLWLDNGYTPKVEVRGYYTSERLHIQFKVFEQDPLVRYREQNDPVYTDSCVEFFMQPLPGSDPRYLNFEFNAGGTILLQMGETRENRITLADSPALFQIDTALNRVDEHSGDTYWELAFAIPFNWLQSRFPGFRAESGQAFRGNFYKCGDETPIPHYGCWNRVASASPDYHQSRFFGELVFE from the coding sequence ATGAACGAAGCTAGGTTGTACCGGGTTGCAAGGAATTCAGGTTCAACAGATTGGAAGGATATTTCCCCGCTCGCCGTGGACCGGTATCTTTGGCTAGACAACGGCTATACCCCCAAGGTCGAGGTCAGGGGATATTACACATCCGAGCGCCTGCATATCCAATTCAAGGTTTTTGAACAAGACCCGCTCGTTCGGTATAGGGAGCAGAATGATCCGGTCTATACGGACAGCTGCGTCGAATTTTTCATGCAGCCTCTTCCCGGTTCCGATCCGCGCTACCTGAATTTCGAATTCAATGCAGGCGGAACCATCCTCTTGCAGATGGGCGAAACGAGAGAAAACCGGATAACCCTTGCGGATTCTCCGGCGCTCTTTCAAATCGATACAGCGCTTAACCGGGTTGATGAACATAGCGGGGATACGTACTGGGAGCTGGCATTTGCCATCCCTTTCAACTGGCTGCAAAGCCGGTTCCCCGGCTTCAGGGCAGAATCCGGTCAAGCCTTTCGCGGCAATTTCTATAAATGCGGAGATGAAACCCCTATCCCCCATTATGGATGCTGGAACCGGGTCGCTTCGGCCTCGCCCGATTACCATCAAAGCCGGTTTTTTGGGGAATTGGTGTTTGAGTAA